GGACGGGCCGGGGGACCTGAAGAACACGAGTTTAAGAACAACAACGGAAGAAGTTTAAACTCCATCCAGCGCGTCCCGTTCCGGCAGCCCCCGCTCAGGGACCCCCGGCCCGGGGGCTCCGGGACCCTTTTCGGGTGCGAtggggaggggagcggcggggccgggccggggcagcggggccgTCCCCGGCCGGGGggaggcggggccgggccgggggaggcCCCGCAGCGCCGGGGGAGGCGcagggcggcggcggaggcAGCCGGGACGGGCACGGTACCGGGacccgggggggggacgggggacaggggtggggggagtggagCGGAGCGCTGCCGGGGCTTGGCCCCCGGTCAGTGCcccgggggtgggggtgggttgCAGCGGTCCCCGCCCCGGGGGCCGCCACGTCCTTCCCCCTCTCGGGGGTCCCGCCGGGGCCCGGAGCTCAGTCCCGCTCCGGGAGCGGGGAACCGACACGGTCGTTGCGGGCGGGGGGAGGttggggagccccagccccggctcccGGTTGCTCCATCCGGCAGCGACGGCTCCGGGCCCCGAGGGCCGAGGGAGCCCAGAGGCCGTCCcgcaagggggggggggcagctctCTGCGGGGCTCCGGTGGGCTCCGCTCAGCGCCCGGTGGCTGGGAATGAAGGTGCTGCCACTGTGATGGCAGCATGGGGCCATCTCCATCCCCTACAGCAGGGGACGAGGTGGCCTGGAGCCCACGATCCCTCCAACAGCCATCACCGCCGTGAGCGGGTCCCActgggacccccaggacccccattTGCAGGGAGCCGAGGGGAGGGAGCATGGGCAGGCCCACGGTGGCTCCAGTGGGCCAAGAGCGGCTTGTGCGGAGCTCCCCGGCCAGCTTTGGCCAAGGACGGACGTGCGGAGAGCCCCGTCGCATCTAAAAGTGTCACGCTCTTGTCACGCTTGCTGTGGTGAAACGAGGGACATCTGGTACCCTTGGTCAGCCCCAAGCAGGGAGGTGATGCTCTGCTCTTGTCCCTCAGATGTTGGCAGGGTGATGCCAGCTTGATCATGGTTGTCTGCCGGCAGCGGGAGAGGTTTTCGGCAGTGTTTGTGGGCCAGGCCAACTCAACAGGTTGCCCGAGGAGGAAGGGCGAGCTGGTGGGGCTGTGACAGGGGAACATGGGAGCAGGGGTGGACGGAGCCTCTCCTGCAGCCGTTCTCAGCACCCAGCTGCAACCAGCATCGTCTGCAGGTTTGGGGTTGGCCCTGCCCCTCACTGGGTGCCCACAGGGACAGGCTGAAGCTGGGATGCCCAAGGGTGAGGTCGGCTctgggggatgcagggggaggagatgggggagGACAGCATTGCCAGCCAGGCTGAAGTGTGGGGGTCACCTGCTTATTTTGCCTGCAAATGCTGAAATAATGGGGGCCCCTGATGTTATTGAAGGGAAATTATGGCTGTTCTTCAGCTTGGTGGTCTGGCTGGAGGGTGAGGATGCCCCAGTTagcctgggggcagctgggCTGCAACTGTGGCCACCTGAAGGGATGAGGGCAGCTCTGGGAGCGCAGCAGAGGGTTTGTCTCGGACCGGATGATAACAGCAGCCTGCCCTGGTATGTAGGGGATGAGAGAGCAAGTGAAGAGGAGGAAATTGCCTGCTTCCAGCTTCTGACCAATAACCTCCATCAATCAGTGTCTAACAGAAACACAATGGCTCTTTCCAATGGGAGGTGGGCAGCTGCCTCCTCTCACATCACGAGATGCGAGATAAGggctggcatttttttttttcctgtaatcgATGCTCTGTTTTGAGATGTTTGGAAATAACCTCACAAGGAAGCTCCTTGTTGTAGAGCAGCACAACAGCGTGCAAACAGCACCAGGGAGGGCAGCGGGGGCTCTGCGGCGTGCCGTGGGAGGTGATGCAAAACAAGCGGCACCACCGTTAAGCAACTTCCCGTCAGCAGGGCCCGTCCACGCTGCCTGACCGGCCACATCTGAATGAAGTGTCACGCTCTTCTCATGCTCGCTGTGGTGAAACAAGGGAGATTTGGCATCCTTGGTCAGCCCCGAGCGGGGAGGTGATGCTCTGCTTTTGTCCCTCAGGCACTGACAGGGTGATGCCAGCTTGATACAGAGCCATGTCCAGGTACCTGAAGCACTTCACGGTGGTGGGGGATGACCCTGTGCAGTGGAGCAATGACTACCAgaaatgggaggaggaggaggacgagaATGGGGAGAAGCAGCCGGATTCAGAGATCAAGGTGGAGCCCACCAGGAGCCATGTCTCCTTCCAGGACATGATGAAAAAGCTCTTCAGCTCCCACAGGTTTCAGGTGAGGCAGAATAAACCCAGGCTGAAGGGAAATGAGGGCGAGACTTTGCCAAAGCCATCTGTGATAGCAGAGCCAATGTAGGACAGAGCTTGTGACCGCTCGCTGCTCCTGCGAGAGTGGCTGCTGCCTCTGAGCCGGGCTTGTCCTGTCAGAAATGAGCCGCTCTGCAGCAGGTGCAGGTGTTTCCTGAGCAGTGACAAGCCTCAGTGCACGCTCGTCACGGTGCCGACAGAGGCACGTGCTCTCCCCTGGCTCAAGCTCCCCGAacccacccccacccacccccccccaagcagTGGGAAATGGCTGGGTTTGGTGGGGAGCCAGGTGGTTTTGTGTGCACGAGACTTTGTAGGAATAACCCAGTgaccaggggctgcaggagtgGGAGTCCTGGGTGGGAGCAACAGAAAGGTCCATGAAACACAACCAGCCAAATCGGGGACGTGGGGTGTTGGGGCACGTTTAGCTAAAGGCTGCATCGGCTCCTCTTGCCGATCTGTCTGTGCTGGAAGGGGGCTCATGTCAGTTCTTCTCCTCCAACAGATCCTGGTTGTCTGTTTGGTAATCCTGGATGCCTTGCTCGTTCTTGGGGAATTGCTTATGGACTTGAAAATCATCCATCCAGACAAACATAATATAACCCCAAAGGTAAAATGCAGGGAAATGTCAACATGAACTGTGATATCCCTCTCTTTGGTGGTTCAAAGCCCGCTAAATAGGATGACTGGGCAAGGCAGGACCTGGACCTTCAGCCTTGCTGAGCCGGCAGTCACAGGCACACAGATGAAGGTCTTGCAGGGACTTGTGTGACAACCCTGCAATGTGCGGGGCCAACCTGGCTTGGCTCATGCCGGTCCATGCAGCAGCCTCATGCTTCCTTGggctgcagaagagctgaatTGCTCTAACCATTCTTCTCCCGGTCATGTTCGCACCTCCTGGTCCAGCTTACCCAAAGCCACTGGCTGCCATATGCTCGCTCTGGTTGTCCCTTAGAGCAGAAGAAAAGTCCCCAGCCCTTCTCCTTGTAGAGCCAAATTGGACATGCCTTTGAGTGCTGGAGGTTTTCCAGCCTGCCCTGCTTGTGTGCATGCAGGAGGGTTTCCTGGCCCTAAACTTGTGCTGTCTTTTCCCAGGTTTTCCACTACCTCTCACTCTCCATTTTAACCATCTTTCTGGTTGAGGTGGGGTTTAAAGTCTTTGTCTACCGCCAAGAGTTCTTCCACCACAAGTTTGAAGTCCTGGACGGCATCGTTGTTGTTGTGTCGTTCATCCTTGATGTTGTCCTCATCTTCCGAGAGCATGAGTTTGAAGCTGTTGGGCTCCTGATACTCCTGCGGCTGTGGCGGGTGGCCAGGATTATCAATGGTAGGTGTGTGTGGCTGATCAAGAGCTTTCCCTGGTGCATGGGCTGGATTTGCTGACCTTACCTGAATTATCTGGGCTCACGTCTTTGTTGCCTTCTCAAAGCCATCTGCGGGACCCTGAGGTCTTGCTCTCCCAGTGAACTCATGTAGCTTTCATTGCCCATATAGTTTTCATTGCTGGAGCGTGGCCTTAATTAGTCTGTAATTTCTTTGGAGCAGCAATAATCTGCTGCTGGTGTTGGTGCGATGCCTTGGTGATGAGGGCACAGCAGCTGGCCTGGGCTAGCAGAGATGCCCAGCCCTCAGCATTGGCATGTTCCTCTAAAAACAACCTGTAACCTGTTCTtgcatccctccctcctggaAAGGGATGGCTCACATCTTAAGTTTGTGCTGTAGGATCCTTTTGGCAATGTTTTAAGAGGGGAGCAGGGTAAAACCCTGCCTTCCTGAATCTACTTCTATAGCAGAGTAGGTTTTACTGCTCTGACATTCTGCTGTGACTCTGTCATCCCCTCCAGGGATGCCACAGGGAACATCCTGATCTCACTCTGGATCTTTCTTGCTTGGATTCAAAGGGCTCACTGTAAAAAGAGGAATATAAAGTCCCCAAATCAGGCTTTACTGACTGTTGTAATTGTAAATTGTTGCAAATAGATGTAACTTCAGACACTTCTCAGGGAAGGAACTTTGGGATTCAAAAAAACGTGCCAATGGGATTATCCCCAATTCCTGCATGAAACCTCAGCCCAGGTACTGTCTTGTGCCTGTGAGTGCTCTGTACTTGATGCAGCTCTAGGTCTTTTAGTTGGAATGAAAGGAAAGGATGGCTGgggctgtgtctgtcacctgcagccccccactTCCATTTTGACAGGGAGAATGTGCCTGATTGGCGGCAGTGGCCGGGAAGAGGGAAGATGAGAGCAGCTTGTGGCTCTTTAGTTTGAAGTGAAAGTCAGAGAGAAACTGGATTCATGTGCAGCTGCATGAGCCACAGACACCTTGGGTCTacagcagaaaaacagtattGCATTTATAAGGAAATCCCCTTACCCTTGGGTGCTCCTGGTTTTCCCTCCAAGCTTTTTGCCATGCCTGCCCCAAGCTTGGGGTGTTGTGTGTTGAAGCCTAGCCATGCTTCACTGCCTTCAGTCACTGTTGATTGATAGGGACCGGGTCACAGGCAGGTGGGGACTGTTTGATGTTATCAATGCAAATAAGCAGCATTGCTGCTTTGTCTTCAGAGAAAtgaaccccaaaacc
This genomic window from Haliaeetus albicilla chromosome 10, bHalAlb1.1, whole genome shotgun sequence contains:
- the HVCN1 gene encoding voltage-gated hydrogen channel 1, with translation MSRYLKHFTVVGDDPVQWSNDYQKWEEEEDENGEKQPDSEIKVEPTRSHVSFQDMMKKLFSSHRFQILVVCLVILDALLVLGELLMDLKIIHPDKHNITPKVFHYLSLSILTIFLVEVGFKVFVYRQEFFHHKFEVLDGIVVVVSFILDVVLIFREHEFEAVGLLILLRLWRVARIINGIILSVKTRSEQQVSKLKQANLKLATKVEQLEHSCVEKEQEIERLNKILKQHGLVSEQK